Proteins encoded in a region of the Prunus persica cultivar Lovell chromosome G4, Prunus_persica_NCBIv2, whole genome shotgun sequence genome:
- the LOC109948932 gene encoding uncharacterized protein LOC109948932, whose protein sequence is MNFLLTPDKGKEEKHVGVQCLYCKKVFKNHQALGGHLSAHQEEINSKRSWNYPSHFSNSVSITNNSPQPFSMRHPEIFSGGPLFSEVTPPLDFSKRLYSNENSWVNISRFYENNTSAMPPKCSSSSGHAEIQNSKPLSFIAPAPSVSMVPISVPLDPPFCLVSNGVCQFNTDQFRSFRDGMPSFSANAMPCFQDHNCVMIPYPVNAVTDLHPDLSSKQSLCFKEPITIGSLPPDPSESSGQGEIGRYKTQTVSTSKGRKKHCIGGAGGSADEIMNPSKKPKKNSELLMETDKPPHPSQSSDQGEIGQYETQILLTSKGGKRHCLGEAGGSAEMMNCQWKRPKINSELSMETDKPPKRELLLFKDVENCFSRAGISSNAGEEEGQMDLDLSLHL, encoded by the coding sequence ATGAATTTCCTTTTGACCCCTGACaaaggaaaggaagagaagcaTGTGGGTGTCCAATGCTTGTATTGCAAAAAAGTATTCAAAAATCACCAGGCTCTAGGGGGCCATCTTAGCGCTCATCAGGAAGAGATCAACTCAAAGAGGAGCTGGAATTATCCTAGCCATTTCAGCAACTCAGTAAGCATTACTAACAATAGTCCTCAACCTTTCAGCATGCGTCATCCTGAAATTTTTTCTGGAGGCCCTCTCTTCAGTGAGGTAACCCCTCCTTTGGATTTCTCCAAGAGACTCTACTCAAATGAAAATAGCTGGGTGAATATAAGCAGGTTCTATGAGAACAATACGAGCGCTATGCCTCCAAAATGTTCATCTAGTAGTGGTCATGCTGAAATCCAAAATTCTAAACCTTTATCCTTCATAGCACCTGCTCCCTCTGTTAGCATGGTACCAATTAGTGTTCCTTTGGATCCTCCATTCTGTTTGGTCTCAAATGGAGTTTGTCAGTTTAATACTGATCAATTTCGATCTTTTAGGGATGGTATGCCATCCTTTTCTGCAAATGCCATGCCATGCTTTCAGGATCACAACTGTGTTATGATTCCGTATCCTGTGAATGCTGTAACTGATCTTCATCCAGATCTCAGCTCAAAACAGTCACTTTGCTTCAAGGAACCTATTACTATTGGTTCCTTGCCTCCAGATCCCAGTGAATCTTCAGGCCAAGGTGAAATTGGTCGGTATAAGACACAAACTGTCTCAACCTCTAAAGGTCGCAAGAAGCACTGCATAGGTGGAGCAGGAGGAAGTGCTGATGAGATAATGAATCCATCAAAAAAGCCTAAGAAAAACTCCGAGTTGTTGATGGAAACAGATAAGCCTCCACATCCCAGTCAATCTTCAGACCAAGGTGAAATTGGTCAGTACGAGACACAAATTCTCTTAACCTCTAAAGGAGGTAAGAGGCACTGCTTAGGTGAAGCTGGAGGAAGTGCCGAGATGATGAATTGTCAATGGAAAAGGCCTAAGATCAACTCCGAGTTGTCAATGGAAACCGATAAGCCTCCCAAGAGagagcttcttctttttaaagaTGTGGAGAACTGCTTTTCCAGGGCAGGAATATCTTCTAATGCGGGAGAAGAGGAAGGCCAAATGGATCTCGATCTCTCTCTACATCTGTAG
- the LOC18780686 gene encoding probable 9-cis-epoxycarotenoid dioxygenase NCED5, chloroplastic, which yields MAALGKAPNSNSWATSTAQMPHTLLSSSSSSLVDPMGFPKRSISLRKTHPKAATRRTTSIHCALQSPSVLHFPNQPYNRPIITKEATSPKPNNSTHHHHQPPQWNLLQKAAAMAIDMVEGALVSRERQNPLPKTSDPRVQITGNYAPVPEQPVRHSLPITGTIPECINGVYVRNGANPLFEPVAGHHLFDGDGMVHAVTIDSGSASYACRFTETQRLVQEREFGRPVFPKAIGELHGHSGIARLLLFYARGVLGLVDKNHGTGVANAGLVYHNDRLLAMSEDDLPYQVRVTKSGDLETVGRYDFNSQLGSTMIAHPKVDPESGSLFALSYDVVQKPYLKYFQVSPDGTKSPDVEIPLAGPTMMHDFAITENYVVIPDQQVVFKLQEMITGGSPVIYDKDKMSRFGILKKNAKNADDLVWVDSPDTFCFHLWNAWEEPESDEVVVIGSCMTPPDSIFNECDESLKSVLSEIRLNLKTGESTRRAILSESEHVNLEAGMVNRNRLGRKTRFAYLAIAEPWPKVSGFAKVDVSTGEVKKFIYGDKKYGGEPFFVPNAELGSSEDDGYIMTFVHDEKTWKSELQIVNAVNLKLEATVKLPSRVPYGFHGTFIESKDLANQA from the coding sequence ATGGCTGCTCTTGGAAAAGCACCCAACTCTAATAGTTGGGCTACCTCTACAGCCCAAATGCCTCACActctcctctcttcctcctcttcttctctagTGGATCCTATGGGCTTCCCAAAAAGGTCCATCTCCTTGAGAAAAACACACCCCAAAGCAGCAACTCGCAGAACCACCAGCATTCACTGTGCTTTACAATCTCCCTCGGTTCTTCACTTCCCAAACCAACCTTATAATCGACCAATTATTACCAAGGAAGCCACTTCtccaaaacccaacaacagCACCCACCATCATCACCAACCTCCACAGTGGAATTTACTACAGAAAGCGGCAGCCATGGCCATAGACATGGTCGAAGGCGCCTTGGTCTCCCGCGAGCGCCAAAACCCACTTCCCAAAACCTCTGACCCACGAGTCCAAATCACCGGAAACTACGCTCCCGTGCCGGAGCAACCTGTCCGCCACTCCCTACCCATAACCGGCACCATCCCAGAATGCATTAACGGCGTCTACGTCCGTAACGGCGCCAACCCTTTATTTGAGCCTGTCGCCGGCCACCACTTGTTCGACGGTGACGGCATGGTGCACGCCGTCACCATAGACTCCGGGTCGGCCAGTTACGCCTGCCGGTTCACCGAAACCCAGAGACTCGTCCAAGAACGCGAGTTCGGGCGACCCGTTTTCCCCAAGGCCATCGGCGAGCTCCACGGACACTCCGGCATCGCCCGCCTCCTCTTATTTTACGCACGTGGGGTTTTAGGCCTCGTCGACAAAAACCACGGCACTGGCGTCGCGAACGCCGGTCTGGTCTATCACAACGACAGGCTGCTGGCCATGTCGGAGGACGACTTGCCGTACCAGGTGCGAGTCACGAAATCCGGCGACCTCGAAACGGTCGGTCGTTACGATTTCAACAGCCAGCTGGGGTCCACAATGATCGCCCACCCGAAGGTCGACCCGGAATCCGGCTCCCTCTTCGCCCTCAGCTACGACGTCGTTCAGAAACCGTATCTCAAGTACTTCCAAGTCTCTCCAGACGGCACAAAATCCCCAGACGTCGAAATCCCCCTAGCGGGGCCCACCATGATGCACGACTTTGCGATCACAGAAAATTACGTGGTAATCCCGGACCAGCAGGTGGTGTTCAAGCTGCAGGAGATGATCACGGGAGGCTCCCCCGTGATCTACGACAAGGACAAGATGTCGAGATTCGGAATTCTCAAGAAGAATGCCAAAAACGCTGACGACCTGGTGTGGGTGGACTCCCCCGACACGTTCTGCTTCCACCTGTGGAACGCGTGGGAGGAGCCCGAGTCAGACGAGGTTGTCGTGATCGGGTCCTGCATGACGCCGCCGGACTCCATCTTCAATGAATGCGACGAGAGCCTCAAGAGCGTGCTGTCCGAAATCAGGCTCAATTTGAAAACCGGCGAGTCGACACGGAGGGCGATTCTGTCGGAATCGGAGCATGTGAATTTGGAGGCGGGAATGGTGAACCGGAACCGGCTCGGGAGGAAAACCCGGTTCGCGTACCTCGCAATTGCGGAGCCGTGGCCGAAAGTGTCGGGCTTCGCGAAGGTGGATGTTTCTACCGGagaggtaaaaaaatttatatacgGTGATAAAAAGTACGGCGGCGAGCCGTTTTTTGTCCCGAATGCGGAATTGGGTTCATCGGAGGACGACGGGTACATAATGACTTTTGTGCACGAtgaaaaaacttggaaatCGGAGCTCCAGATTGTGAATGCGGTAAATTTGAAACTGGAAGCGACGGTGAAATTACCATCAAGGGTCCCGTACGGATTTCATGGGACGTTTATAGAATCAAAGGACTTGGCAAATCAGGCATAG